In a single window of the Coffea eugenioides isolate CCC68of chromosome 3, Ceug_1.0, whole genome shotgun sequence genome:
- the LOC113766808 gene encoding uncharacterized protein LOC113766808 → MEIELVKCDCCGLKEDCTQDYISEVKANFDGKWLCGLCSEAVRDEVNRGKKQSGMDEAVKAHMAFCRKYKSNPAIRVADGMRQMLRRRSGDLSSSSSSSSSKKYSRSSSTSQVGDDSSFSCY, encoded by the coding sequence atggAGATCGAATTGGTGAAGTGTGATTGTTGTGGACTGAAGGAAGATTGCACTCAAGATTACATTAGTGAGGTGAAGGCAAATTTTGATGGTAAATGGCTATGTGGGCTGTGCTCAGAAGCTGTGAGAGATGAAGTTAACAGAGGGAAGAAGCAATCTGGAATGGATGAAGCTGTGAAGGCTCATATGGCCTTTTGTAGGAAGTACAAATCCAATCCTGCAATCAGAGTTGCTGATGGGATGAGGCAGATGCTAAGGAGAAGATCAGGTGatttatcatcatcatcatcttcttcttcttctaagAAGTACTCGAGATCATCAAGTACGTCCCAAGTGGGAGATGATTCATCGTTCTCTTGTTACTAG